The Pongo abelii isolate AG06213 chromosome 11, NHGRI_mPonAbe1-v2.0_pri, whole genome shotgun sequence genome includes a window with the following:
- the COL3A1 gene encoding collagen alpha-1(III) chain, giving the protein MMSFVQKGSWLLLALLHPTIILAQQEAVEGGCSHLGQSYADRDVWKPEPCQICVCDSGSVLCDDIICDDQELDCPNPEIPFGECCAVCPQPPTAPTRPPNGQGPQGPKGDPGPPGIPGRNGDPGIPGQPGSPGSPGPPGICESCPTGPQNYSPQYDSYDVKSGVAVGGLGGYPGPAGPPGPPGPPGTSGHPGSPGSPGYQGPPGEPGQAGPAGPPGPPGAMGPSGPAGKDGESGRPGRPGERGLPGPPGIKGPAGIPGFPGMKGHRGFDGRNGEKGETGAPGLKGENGLPGENGAPGPMGPRGAPGERGRPGLPGAAGARGNDGARGSDGQPGPPGPPGTAGFPGSPGAKGEVGPAGSPGSNGAPGQRGEPGPQGHAGAQGPPGPPGINGSPGGKGEMGPAGIPGAPGLMGARGPPGPAGANGAPGLRGGAGEPGKNGAKGEPGPRGERGEAGIPGVPGAKGEDGKDGSPGEPGANGLPGAAGERGAPGFRGPAGPNGIPGEKGPAGERGAPGPAGPRGAAGEPGRDGVPGGPGMRGMPGSPGGPGSDGKPGPPGSQGESGRPGPPGPSGPRGQPGVMGFPGPKGNDGAPGKNGERGGPGGPGPQGPPGKNGETGPQGPPGPTGPGGDKGDTGPPGPQGLQGLPGTGGPPGENGKPGEPGPKGDAGAPGAPGGKGDAGAPGERGPPGLAGAPGLRGGAGPPGPEGGKGAAGPPGPPGAAGTPGLQGMPGERGGPGSPGPKGDKGEPGGPGADGVPGKDGPRGPTGPIGPPGPAGQPGDKGEGGAPGLPGIAGPRGGPGERGEPGPPGPAGFPGAPGQNGEPGGKGERGAPGEKGEGGPPGVAGPPGGSGPAGPPGPQGVKGERGSPGGPGAAGFPGARGLPGPPGSNGNPGPPGPSGSPGKDGPPGPAGNTGAPGSPGVSGPKGDAGQPGEKGSPGAQGPPGAPGPLGIAGITGARGLAGPPGMPGPRGSPGPQGVKGESGKPGANGLNGERGPPGPQGLPGLAGTAGEPGRDGNPGSDGLPGRDGSPGGKGDRGENGSPGAPGAPGHPGPPGPVGPAGKSGDRGESGPAGPAGAPGPAGSRGAPGPQGPRGDKGETGERGATGIKGHRGFPGNPGAPGSPGPAGQQGAIGSPGPAGPRGPVGPSGPPGKDGTSGHPGPIGPPGPRGNRGERGSEGSPGHPGQPGPPGPPGAPGPCCGGVGAAAIAGIGGEKAGGYAPYYGDEPMDFKINTDEIMTSLKSVNGQIESLISPDGSRKNPARNCRDLKFCHPELKSGEYWVDPNQGCKLDAIKVFCNMETGETCISASPLNVPRKHWWTDSSAEKKHVWFGESMDGGFQFSYGNPELPEDVLDVQLAFLRLLSSRASQNITYHCKNSIAYMDQASGNVKKALKLMGSNEGEFKAEGNSKFTYTVLEDGCTKHTGEWSKTVFEYRTRKAVRLPIVDIAPYDIGGPDQEFGVDVGPVCFL; this is encoded by the exons CTGTTGAAGGAGGATGTTCCCATCTTGGTCAGTCCTATGCGGATAGAGATGTCTGGAAGCCAGAACCATGCCAAATATGTGTCTGTGACTCAGGATCCGTTCTCTGCGACGACATAATATGTGACGATCAAGAATTAGACTGCCCCAATCCAGAAATTCCATTTGGAGAATGTTGTGCTGTTTGCCCACAGCCTCCAACTGCT CCTACTCGCCCTCCTAATGGTCAAGGACCTCAAGGCCCCAAGGGAGATCCA gGCCCTCCTGGTATTCCTGGGAGAAATGGTGACCCTGGTATTCCAGGACAACCAGGTTCCCCTGGTTCTCCTGGCCCCCCTGGAATCTGTGAATCATGCCCTACTGGTCCTCAG AACTATTCTCCCCAGTATGATTCATATGATGTCAAGTCTGGAGTAGCAGTAGGAGGACTCGGTGGCTATCCTGGACCAGCT GGCCCCCCAGGCCCTCCCGGTCCCCCTGGTACATCTGGTCATCCTGGTTCCCCT GGATCTCCAGGATACCAAGGACCCCCTGGTGAACCTGGGCAAGCTGGTCCTGCA GGCCCTCCAGGACCTCCTGGTGCTATGGGTCCATCTGGTCCTGCTGGAAAAgat GGAGAATCAGGTAGACCCGGGCGACCTGGAGAGCGAGGATTGCCTGGACCTCCA gGTATCAAAGGTCCAGCTGGGATACCTGGATTCCCTGGTATGAAAGGACACAGA GGCTTCGATGGACGAAATGGAGAAAAGGGTGAAACAGGTGCTCCTGGATTAAAG GGTGAAAATGGTCTTCCAGGTGAAAATGGAGCTCCTGGACCCATG GGTCCAAGAGGGGCTCCTGGTGAGAGAGGACGGCCAGGACTTCCTGGGGCTGCA GGTGCTCGGGGTAATGACGGTGCTCGAGGCAGTGATGGTCAACCA ggCCCTCCTGGTCCTCCTGGAACTGCCGGATTCCCTGGATCCCCTGGTGCTAAG GGTGAAGTTGGACCTGCAGGGTCTCCTGGTTCAAATGGTGCCCCTGGACAAAGAGGAGAACCTGGACCTCAGGGACACGCTGGTGCTCAAGGTCCTCCT GGACCTCCTGGGATTAATGGTAGTCCTGGTGGTAAAGGCGAAATG GGTCCTGCTGGCATTCCTGGAGCTCCTGGACTGATGGGAGCCCGGGGTCCTCCAGGACCAGCCGGTGCTAATGGTGCTCCTGGACTGCGAGGTGGTGCA GGTGAGCCTGGTAAGAATGGTGCCAAAGGAGAGCCCGGACCACGTGGTGAACGC ggtgagGCTGGTATTCCAGGTGTTCCAGGAGCTAAAGGCGAAGATGGCAAGGATGGATCACCTGGAGAACCTGGTGCAAATGGGCTTCCAGGAGCTGCAGGAGAAAGG GGTGCTCCTGGGTTCCGAGGACCTGCTGGACCAAATGGCATCCCAGGAGAAAAG GGTCCTGCTGGAGAGCGTGGTGCTCCAGGCCCTGCAGGGCCCAGAGGAGCAGCTGGAGAACCTGGCAGAGATGGTGTCCCTGGAGGTCCAGGAATGAGG GGCATGCCCGGAAGTCCAGGAGGACCAGGAAGTGATGGGAAACCAGGGCCTCcc GGAAGTCAAGGAGAAAGTGGTCGACCAGGTCCTCCTGGGCCATCTGGTCCCCGAGGTCAGCCCGGTGTCATGGGCTTCCCCGGTCCTAAAGGAAATGAT GGTGCTCCTGGTAAGAATGGAGAACGAGGTGGCCCTGGAGGACCTGGCCCTCAG GGTCCTCCTGGAAAGAATGGTGAAACTGGACCTCAGGGACCCCCAGGGCCTACT GGGCCTGGTGGCGACAAAGGAGACACAGGACCCCCTGGTCCACAGGGATTGCAA GGCTTGCCTGGTACAGGTGGTCCTccaggagaaaatggaaaaccTGGGGAACCA GGTCCAAAGGGTGATGCCGGTGCACCTGGAGCTCCAGGAGGCAAG GGTGATGCTGGTGCCCCTGGTGAACGTGGACCTCCTGGATTGGCAGGGGCCCCAGGACTTAGAGGTGGAGCTGGTCCCCCTGGTCCCGAAGGAGGAAAG GGTGCTGCTGGTCCTCCTGGGCCACCTGGTGCTGCTGGTACTCCTGGTCTGCAAGGAATGCCTGGAGAAAGAGGAGGTCCTGGAAGTCCTGGTCCAAAGGGTGACAAG GGTGAACCAGGCGGTCCAGGTGCTGATGGTGTCCCAGGGAAAGACGGTCCAAGG gGTCCTACTGGTCCTATTGGTCCTCCTGGCCCAGCTGGCCAGCCTGGAGATAAG GGTGAAGGTGGTGCTCCCGGACTTCCAGGTATAGCTGGACCTCGTGGTGGCCCT GGTGAGAGAGGTGAACCTGGCCCTCCAGGACCTGCTGGTTTCCCTGGTGCTCCT GGACAGAATGGTGAACCTGGTGGTAAAGGAGAAAGAGGGGCTCCGGGTGAGAAAGGTGAAGGAGGCCCTCCTGGAGTTGCAGGACCCCCTGGAGGTTCCGGACCTGCT GGTCCTCCTGGTCCCCAAGGTGTCAAAGGTGAACGTGGCAGTCCTGGTGGACCC GGTGCTGCTGGCTTCCCTGGTGCTCGTGGTCTTCCTGGTCCTCCTGGTAGTAAT GGTAACCCAGGACCCCCAGGTCCCAGCGGTTCTCCAGGCAAGGATGGGCCCCCAGGTCCTGCGGGTAACACTGGTGCTCCTGGCAGCCCTGGAGTGTCTGGACCAAAAGGTGATGCTGGCCAACCAGGAGAGAAGGGATCGCCTGGTGCCCAGGGCCCCCCA GGGGCTCCAGGCCCACTTGGGATTGCTGGGATCACTGGAGCACGGGGTCTTGCAGGACCACCAGGTATGCCAGGTCCTAGGGGAAGCCCTGGCCCTCAGGGTGTCAAG GGTGAAAGTGGAAAACCAGGAGCTAACGGTCTCAATGGAGAACGTGGTCCCCCTGGACCCCAGGGTCTTCCTGGTCTGGCTGGTACAGCTGGTGAACCTGGAAGAGAT ggAAACCCTGGATCAGATGGTCTTCCAGGCCGAGATGGATCTCCTGGTGGCAAG GGTGATCGTGGTGAAAATGGCTCTCCTGGTGCCCCTGGCGCTCCTGGTCATCCAGGCCCACCTGGTCCTGTCGGTCCAGCTGGAAAGAGTGGTGACAGAGGAGAAAGT GGCCCTGCTGGCCCTGCTGGTGCTCCTGGTCCTGCTGGTTCCCGAGGTGCTCCT GGTCCTCAAGGCCCACGTGGTGACAAAGGTGAAACAGGTGAACGTGGAGCTACTGGTATCAAAGGACATCGAGGATTCCCTGGTAATCCAGGTGCCCCAGGTTCTCCA GGCCCTGCTGGTCAGCAGGGTGCAATCGGCAGTCCAGGACCTGCAGGCCCCAGA GGACCTGTTGGACCCAGTGGGCCTCCTGGCAAAGATGGAACCAGTGGACATCCAGGTCCCATTGGACCACCAGGGCCTCGAGGTAACAGAGGTGAAAGAGGATCTGAG GGCTCCCCAGGCCACCCAGGGCAACCAGGCCCTCCTGGACCTCCTGGTGCCCCTGGTCCTTGCTGTGGTGGTGTTGGAGCCGCTGCCATTGCTGGGATTGGAGGTGAAAAAGCTGGCGGTTATGCCCCATATTATGGAGATGAACCAATGGACTTCAAAATCAACACCGATGAGATTATGACTTCACTCAAGTCTGTTAATGGACAAATAGAAAGCCTCATTAGTCCTGATGGTTCTCGTAAAAACCCTGCTAGAAACTGCAGAGACCTGAAATTCTGCCATCCCGAACTCAAGAGTG GAGAATACTGGGTTGACCCTAACCAAGGATGCAAATTGGATGCTATCAAGGTATTCTGTAATATGGAAACTGGGGAAACATGCATAAGTGCCAGTCCTTTGAATGTTCCACGGAAACACTGGTGGACAGATTCTAGTGCTGAGAAGAAACACGTTTGGTTTGGAGAGTCCATGGATGGTGGTTTTCAG TTTAGCTATGGCAATCCTGAACTTCCTGAAGATGTCCTTGATGTGCAGCTGGCATTCCTTCGACTTCTCTCCAGCCGAGCTTCCCAGAACATCACATATCACTGCAAAAATAGCATTGCATACATGGATCAGGCCAGTGGAAATGTAAAGAAGGCCCTGAAGCTGATGGGGTCAAATGAAGGTGAATTCAAGGCTGAAGGAAATAGCAAATTCACctacacagttctggaggatggttGCACG AAACACACTGGGGAATGGAGCAAAACAGTCTTTGAATATCGAACACGCAAGGCTGTGAGACTACCTATTGTAGATATTGCACCCTATGACATTGGTGGTCCTGATCAAGAATTTGGTGTGGACGTTGGCCCTGTTTGCTTTTTATAA